The following proteins come from a genomic window of Frankia casuarinae:
- a CDS encoding putative quinol monooxygenase yields MFGLTVRFEVRPDTADAFDALVAETVPLIAAHEPGTLIYTTHRVVGDDNARLFYELYRDREAFEDHENQPHIHHFVAERQDLLTGPPRIEFITLTSGTGLPTMTGA; encoded by the coding sequence ATGTTCGGTCTGACGGTGCGGTTCGAGGTACGCCCGGACACGGCGGACGCGTTCGACGCGTTGGTGGCCGAGACGGTGCCGCTGATCGCCGCCCACGAACCCGGGACCTTGATCTACACTACCCATCGGGTGGTCGGCGACGACAATGCCCGGCTCTTCTACGAGCTCTACCGCGACCGCGAGGCGTTCGAGGATCATGAGAACCAGCCGCACATCCACCATTTCGTCGCCGAGCGGCAGGATCTGCTCACCGGTCCCCCGCGTATCGAGTTCATCACACTGACCTCGGGCACCGGGCTTCCTACGATGACAGGCGCCTGA